One part of the Actinomycetota bacterium genome encodes these proteins:
- a CDS encoding GNAT family N-acetyltransferase, with protein MVQVVDGWRLRFTPGVRARRSSSVLPLAGRDEVPLADRIALVHEFYARWGGTVRYQISPAARPPDLDAVLAELGFQVEAPVHVQTAALDDVLDRTAGPAPAAVLVEEEIDDRWLATTNELFQRSDAGTMRQRILERIAPATGFALLELEGVPAAVGMGVVERGWLGIYSMGTSPQYRSRGAATAVLHALARWAREREASNAYLQVEVENEPAHRLYARMGFETAYRYHYRTRELE; from the coding sequence GTGGTGCAGGTGGTCGATGGGTGGCGGCTGCGGTTCACGCCGGGGGTTCGGGCTCGGCGGTCGAGCTCGGTGTTGCCGCTGGCCGGACGAGATGAGGTCCCGCTGGCGGACCGGATAGCGCTCGTCCACGAGTTCTACGCACGGTGGGGTGGCACCGTTCGCTACCAGATCTCGCCAGCGGCGCGGCCGCCCGACCTCGACGCCGTCCTGGCCGAGCTCGGGTTCCAGGTGGAGGCGCCCGTTCACGTTCAGACGGCAGCCCTCGACGACGTGCTGGACCGAACGGCGGGCCCCGCGCCCGCCGCAGTCCTGGTCGAGGAGGAGATCGACGATCGGTGGCTGGCCACCACTAACGAGCTGTTCCAGCGCAGCGACGCCGGGACCATGCGCCAGAGGATCCTGGAACGGATCGCCCCGGCCACCGGGTTCGCCCTCCTCGAGCTGGAAGGCGTTCCGGCCGCGGTGGGCATGGGAGTCGTGGAGCGGGGCTGGCTGGGGATCTACTCCATGGGAACCAGCCCCCAGTACCGAAGCCGCGGCGCCGCCACGGCAGTCCTGCACGCGCTGGCCCGATGGGCGCGCGAACGAGAGGCCTCGAACGCCTACCTCCAGGTCGAGGTCGAGAACGAACCAGCCCACCGCCTGTACGCACGAATGGGCTTCGAGACCGCGTACCGCTACCACTACCGCACCCGCGAGCTGGAGTAG
- a CDS encoding alkaline phosphatase family protein gives MRQLLYVCLDGLADDPIPELDGRTPLEAAATPFLDSLVQHGRTGTVLTVGPGVAPESDAGVFGILGYDPAEEHPGRGVIEAIGSGMDYRDGDLAYRINFATADGTEIVDRRVGRDLSSEEAHALADEVNAGLRLPGATFELRATVEHRGVLVIRSTDGTPLSAAVGNTDPAYARQGALGVALETFPNQVARAEPLEDTPEARRAADLTNAFVDGAAKLLDASPVNAERRRAGRLPANLILTRDGGDHVPHLQPIKQRFGPAWGCFVEMPVERGIALVLGMEEVGAPQLDGSDEGFAAWASLAAEALEGFDALYVHIKGPDVPAHDGRAEDKRDVIAAIDRAFFGEVLGRVDPRRTVVAVTADHATSCLRKAHTADPVPLVVSGGPVTPDGSPSFGEHVAAHGSLGSLRGVEVLPLLTGLLRD, from the coding sequence ATGCGACAGCTGCTCTACGTGTGCCTGGACGGGCTGGCCGACGATCCGATCCCGGAGCTCGACGGCCGGACGCCGCTGGAGGCGGCGGCCACGCCGTTCCTGGACTCCCTGGTCCAGCACGGACGCACGGGAACAGTGCTCACGGTGGGACCGGGTGTTGCCCCCGAGTCGGACGCCGGGGTGTTCGGGATCCTGGGGTACGACCCGGCCGAGGAGCATCCGGGCCGGGGGGTGATCGAGGCCATCGGCTCCGGGATGGACTACCGCGACGGCGACCTGGCCTACCGGATCAACTTCGCCACCGCCGACGGGACCGAGATCGTGGACCGGCGGGTGGGCCGGGACCTCTCCTCGGAGGAAGCCCACGCCCTGGCCGACGAGGTGAACGCCGGCCTCCGGCTGCCCGGAGCCACGTTCGAGCTGCGGGCCACCGTGGAGCACCGAGGGGTCCTGGTCATCCGGTCCACCGACGGGACCCCCCTCTCGGCCGCGGTCGGCAACACCGACCCCGCCTATGCCAGGCAGGGAGCCCTGGGCGTGGCGCTGGAGACGTTCCCGAACCAGGTGGCTCGGGCCGAGCCGCTCGAGGACACTCCCGAGGCCCGGCGGGCCGCCGACCTCACCAACGCGTTCGTGGATGGCGCGGCGAAGCTGCTGGACGCCTCACCGGTCAACGCCGAGCGGCGCCGGGCCGGCCGGCTTCCGGCGAACCTCATCCTGACCCGCGACGGCGGCGACCACGTCCCGCACCTCCAGCCGATCAAGCAGCGATTCGGCCCCGCCTGGGGGTGCTTCGTGGAGATGCCGGTGGAACGCGGGATCGCCCTGGTGCTGGGCATGGAGGAGGTCGGCGCCCCCCAGCTGGACGGCTCGGACGAGGGGTTCGCGGCGTGGGCATCCCTCGCCGCCGAGGCCCTGGAGGGCTTCGACGCCCTGTACGTGCACATCAAGGGACCGGACGTCCCCGCCCACGACGGCCGGGCGGAGGACAAGCGCGACGTCATCGCCGCGATCGACCGGGCCTTCTTCGGGGAGGTCCTCGGCCGCGTCGACCCGCGCCGGACCGTGGTCGCGGTGACGGCGGACCACGCCACCTCCTGCCTCCGGAAGGCGCACACGGCCGACCCCGTTCCGCTGGTGGTCTCCGGCGGACCGGTCACCCCGGACGGCTCCCCGTCGTTCGGGGAGCACGTGGCCGCGCACGGGTCGCTCGGGTCCCTCCGGGGGGTGGAGGTCCTTCCCCTCTTGACCGGCCTGCTCCGGGACTGA
- a CDS encoding ABC transporter permease — protein MAQIAVEPVTGPAEPGPGRGAPSEQVVGRSPWDLFWARFKGDKLAFVGIFFVIFMIVMAAGAPLISHWTHKGPNQVFINRALNTGPPPFFIPFPKGPGKDFWFGVDVNASDVFVRVWYGARTSLIVALFSTSIAVVVGVTVGLFAGFYRGKVDTFLSRITDIVMSMPVLLIALGLAAACSLPPPGGGQPGCLGGIIKPGLLLVSYIIGLFSWPYISRIVRGQVLSLREKEFVEAARALGSSNFRIMFREILPNVVAPILVYTTLIIPNNILFEAALSFLGVGVPPTTTSWGQMLEQAANTFTYAWWTMVFPGFFLFLTTLAFNLVGDGLRDALDPRTAR, from the coding sequence ATGGCGCAGATCGCGGTCGAGCCGGTCACGGGTCCGGCCGAACCCGGTCCCGGACGCGGCGCACCGAGCGAGCAGGTCGTGGGCCGGAGTCCATGGGACCTCTTCTGGGCCCGGTTCAAGGGGGACAAGCTCGCCTTCGTCGGCATCTTCTTCGTGATCTTCATGATCGTCATGGCGGCCGGGGCCCCACTCATCTCCCACTGGACGCACAAGGGGCCCAACCAGGTCTTCATCAACCGGGCCCTCAACACGGGACCCCCGCCGTTCTTCATCCCGTTCCCGAAGGGGCCGGGGAAGGACTTCTGGTTCGGCGTCGACGTCAACGCATCCGACGTCTTCGTGCGGGTGTGGTACGGGGCCCGGACCTCGCTGATCGTGGCGCTGTTCTCCACGAGCATCGCGGTGGTGGTCGGGGTGACGGTGGGCCTGTTCGCCGGGTTCTACCGGGGCAAGGTCGACACGTTCCTGTCCCGGATCACCGACATCGTGATGTCCATGCCGGTCCTGCTGATCGCGCTGGGGCTGGCGGCCGCCTGCAGCCTCCCGCCGCCGGGAGGTGGCCAGCCCGGCTGCCTGGGGGGCATCATCAAGCCGGGCCTGCTCCTCGTCTCCTACATCATCGGGCTGTTCTCGTGGCCGTACATCTCCCGTATCGTCCGGGGCCAGGTGCTGTCCCTTCGCGAGAAGGAGTTCGTGGAGGCCGCCCGCGCCCTGGGCTCCTCGAACTTCCGGATCATGTTCCGGGAGATCCTGCCGAACGTGGTCGCTCCCATCCTCGTGTACACGACCCTGATCATCCCGAACAACATCCTGTTCGAGGCGGCGCTGTCGTTTCTGGGCGTGGGGGTGCCGCCGACCACGACATCGTGGGGGCAGATGCTGGAGCAGGCCGCCAACACCTTCACGTACGCCTGGTGGACCATGGTCTTCCCGGGCTTCTTCCTGTTCCTGACGACGCTCGCGTTCAACCTGGTGGGAGACGGTTTGCGGGACGCGCTCGATCCCCGAACCGCCAGATGA